A DNA window from Calliphora vicina chromosome 1, idCalVici1.1, whole genome shotgun sequence contains the following coding sequences:
- the LOC135948902 gene encoding cytosolic carboxypeptidase 6: MLGIAKDPLQHTSMYERMEEDSEDSEGEGGLGNVSRVIIRPPGVSGKAKRGHLCFDAAFETGNLGKADLLGEFEYDLFLRPDTCNPRYRFWFNFTVDNVKQDQKVIFNIVNMCKSRNLFNAGLTPLVKSSSRPKWQRLPKKNVFYYRSPLHQNHYILSFAYSFDKEDDVYQFSMAPPYSYSRIQAYLSLIENRQQQGENKFIRTLLTKSLQNRNVDLITIDHVSGKTKTNRIDRSFIRVIVILCRSHANASPASFMCQGFLEFLLSNHNIAKVLRENFVFKIVPMVNPDGVFLGNNRCNLIGQDMNRMWNVATEFSHPEIYAIKNMLKEIDNSDSYQIDFVIDLHAHTSLHGCFIYGNTYEDVYRYERHLVFPRLFAANAPDYAASNMMFNTDEKKSGCARRFCCEGLSDTVNAYTLEISMGGHYLKDGKTVALYNEEGYYRCGRNLARTFLQYYRFINVLPVAPPTDVRQKKRRPRTHQSRSRSKSRYEVKPRPKTTRCYAPISYTNLSICYDSGGSSDEAGYSPTRPLAPGSSHFSGYRNYRRVASSTLPSIQTPHDQFSLLRLKSGKFDLPPQDSSLPDYGRKGNSPEKQIKFELPVNVPPKPYLSIIDLNQLTRGSLKVKSTSFDG; this comes from the exons atgtTAGGTATAGCTAAAGATCCTTTACAACATACTAGTATGTATGAAAGAATGGAGGAag ACAGCGAAGATAGCGAGGGTGAGGGAGGTTTGGGTAATGTGTCTCGTGTCATTATACGTCCTCCTGGTGTAAGTGGCAAAGCCAAACGTGGCCACCTGTGTTTTGATGCCGCTTTTGAGACGGGCAATTTGGGTAAAGCAGACTTGTTGGGAGAATTTGAATACGATTTATTTCTACGTCCCGATACTTGTAATCCTCGCTatcgtttttggtttaattttacCGTGGACAATGTTAAACAGGatcaaaaagttattttcaataTAGTGAATATGTGCAAGTCTAGAAATCTATTCAATGCTGGCCTAACACCTTTGGTCAAATCTTCCTCGCGTCCGAAATGGCAAAGACTGCCTAAGAAAAATGTCTTCTACTATAGATCACCTTTGCATCAGAAtcattatattttaagttttgctTATTCATTCGACAAGGAGGATGATGTCTATCAGTTTTCTATGGCTCCGCCCTACAGTTACTCACGTATACAAGCCTATCTGAGTCTCATCGAAAATCGTCAGCAACAAggtgaaaataaattcattagAACATTGTTGACCAAAAGTTTG cAAAATCGCAATGTTGATTTAATAACGATTGACCATGTTAGTGGCAAAACCAAAACGAATCGTATTGATCGCAGTTTTATAcgtgttattgttattttatgcCGTTCTCACGCCAATGCTAGTCCTGCTTCATTTATGTGCCAAGGTTTTCTGGAATTTTTGTTAAGTAATCATAATATCGCTAAAGTATTaagagaaaattttgttttcaaaattgtgCCAATGGTTAATCCGGATGGTGTGTTTTTGGGCAACAATCGTTGTAATCTCATTGGCCAAGACATGAATCGTATGTGGAATGTTGCCACTGAATTTTCTCATCCTGAAATTTATGccattaaaaatatgttaaaggagATTGATAATTCAGAT TCATATCAAATAGATTTTGTCATAGATTTACATGCTCACACAAGTTTACatggttgttttatatatggCAATACCTACGAAGATGTCTATCGCTATGAACGACATTTAGTGTTTCCCCGACTCTTTGCTGCAAATGCACCCGATTATGCGGCCAGCAATATGATGTTCAATACGGATGAAAAGAAATCAGGTTGTGCTAGACGTTTCTGTTGTGAAGGCTTAAGTGATACAGTGAATGCATACACATTGGAAATATCAATGGGTGGTCATTATTTAAAAGATGGCAAGACAGTGGCCTTGTATAATGAAGAGGGTT ATTACAGGTGCGGCCGCAATTTAGCTAGAACTTTTCTACAATACTATCGCTTTATAAATGTTTTACCCGTGGCCCCTCCCACAGATGTGCGCCAAAAGAAACGACGTCCCCGCACTCATCAGTCCCGATCCAGATCTAAGTCTCGTTATGAAGTTAAGCCCAGACCTAAAACCACTAGATGTTATGCCCCCATTTCATATACAAATCTTTCAATATGTTATGATTCTGGCGGTTCATCCGATGAGGCAGGATATTCACCTACTCGTCCTCTAGCTCCTGGTAGTAGTCATTTTAGTGGTTATCGCAACTATCGTCGTGTGGCCAGCAGCACTTTACCTTCTATACAAACACCTCATGACCAGTTTTCCTTGTTACGTTTAAAATCGGGTAAATTTGATTTGCCGCCCCAAGATTCTTCATTGCCGGATTATGGTCGAAAAGGCAATTCGCCagagaaacaaattaaattcgaattacCCGTGAATGTACCACCCAAACCGTACCTATCAATTATTGATTTAAATCAATTGACCAGGGGTAGTTTGAAAGTTAAATCGACCAGTTTTGATGGTTGA